The region CTCTATCCTCCCTTGCCATTTCAACATGccttaatcaaaattttgctttataatCTTGATTTtcatatctgatcaaaattaatcATCTGTATTTCTATGATTTCATCTGACTGTGAAACCGCTATATTATCCTAGGATataaaaaaggttatttttatattcattttcataACATCTATTTCTAATTGTGTATTGACACCACTGCAATTACTTTAGCAACTTATATTGGCAAGTATTTAGGTGACATTTGATTTTGTGTTGACACCACTGGTTTCTATAATGGCATctataaactaaattttatagATGACAGTTGTTTGAGTATGGTTTTGAAAACTGCAGAAATGTCTATTGAACAcatgattctttaagaatgtttCTAGAGCATAAACAGTCTATGCTTCATGAAGCTCTTATGAATTAGGCCTAGGCTATTTACCTTCTCACTTGTGGTTGTTTCATCtgatctacaaaaaaaaaacgatggaaTACATTTGCTTACTatagctagtttttttttttttttttagtagtagtagtttttggGAGTAGTGATTAGTGTGtttgatttataaaattattgagACTAGTGTACTATACTGGGCAAAGGTCCTTGTGGTCTTTTGTTGATAGTGATAAATCATCACTGAAAAGTGAGAAGGGATAAATCTCCTCTCTCCTCTGTAAAGGTATTATGATGCCCTCTGCATATCTCTCCTTTAATACAGTACAGGTGTTAGTATGTGGTGAAGAACCTTGTTAACAGTAAAACAACCTCAATTGGAGGATAATCAAAAGATTATCTGTTAGTTTTTATATAATCTTCATTGTTCATAATCCCATTTTCTTGGGATATAATAACTCTAAATTATAACATATAACTCCAAATACACAGTTAACAAATATTGTACCATTCAATTccggatttgaaataaaaggcTAATTTATGTGTAATCATAAGAAAATGTTTCCAAAGTGTGAAGTGCTGTCTATTATTTAGAATAATTTTGCTGGTCTATGGAATGTTTGACTTGTGAGCTAAATTATCCCGTTCACAAGAAACTCAAATTTTGGAGAAATTCTCTCATTTAGCAGAGCCCTTTCTCTTCTGAAATGTATGTTTGGGGACTCTGTGTAACCCTTTATGACTTACCAACTAATTGCACATGTTGCATTGTGAGTTTTCCAGTAGTAGAATAATTTTGCTGtaaatttgtaatttgtttaaaatttatcttaAGGTGTTAAACAtttgtttacttattttaatcaagagctaagagctcatatggcacttttgacaagggcagaagagccaagagctcatatggcatgagctctagcaaaattctaagaatggatagattgatttaaaaggaaaatcagaggcttaataccatttgggatttaaaataagagctctgagacacgaggtctttctaaatatcaaaattcattaagatctgatcacccaattgtaagttaaaaaatctcattttttctaatttttcctctcccttcagcctcccagatggttaaatcggggaaaacgacttttatcgagtcaatttgcgcaggtccctgatacgcttaccaattttcactgtcctagcacatccagaagcaccaaatttgCAAAAGCGGTGGACCCCTTcctaactccctcaaagaaAATGGATCCAGTTGGGTTATGTCAATCTTGTTTCTACAGCATTTGCTTATCctacccactaagtttcatcctgatctctcctctccaagcgtttcccaagatttctggtttccccttccaatgtcaccagatctagtcgggatttaaattaagacctctgagacatgaattgcttctaaacatcaaatttcattaagatctgataacctgttcttaatttaaaaatatcttaattttcccaaattaacccctccccccaactctccaaagagggggggggggttcagcccggttatgtcaatcacgtatctagaatttatgcttattcttcccactccagtgttttccaagatttccttttCCCCCCTCTAAGTCCCCCAATATCATTGGATagggttgggatttaaaataagagctctgatacacaaggtctttctaaatagcaaaattcaataagatctaatcacctactcataagtcaaaaatatctcattttaaaaaatttttcctctcccttcagcctcccagatggttaaatcgaggaaaacgaccttatcaagtcaatttgcatAGATCCCTGACACacataccaattttcattgtcctggCATGTCCAGAAGTACTCTGAGCATTatccaaaatttctgtttcccccttacatccccagatccaattcaaaatgaaaatggagcatataagacataagatctttctatgtatcaagtttcattaagatcctaccACCCATTCATAAATTAAAGGTACctcattttcatgttttctaagatttctggtcttcccctccaactcccccaaatgtcatcggacctggtcgggatttgaaataaaagctttgaagcacaagattcttctaaatatcaaatttcactaagatctgatcacccatttgtaagttttaatttttccaaattacccctccccctccaacttccccaaagagagaggatccagtcctgttatgtcagtcacgtatcttgaacttgtgtttattcttctcgccaagtttcatcctgattgctccactctaagcatttcccaagatttctggcccccccccccgccagctccctccaatgacactggatttGATCAGGATGTAAAATAAAGAGATGAGTtactctttctaaatatgaaattttattaaggtctgatcagtccttagtaagttaaaaataccgcatttttctaatttttctaactcccccaaacagtggatccgttccggttatgtaaatcacgtatctaggacttgtgcttatctttcccaccaagtttcatgccAACCCATccattctaagcattttccaagattttaggtttctctcgccaactcccttcaatgtcatgGGATACAGTTGGGATTTGAAAAGAGCTCTGATATGCAATATCCTtgttaatatcaaatttcattaagatccaatcagcccattgtaagttaaaaaaaaccttatttttgtgaattgactgTCTCCCGACTCCCCCAccgcccccagatggtcgattcGGGGGAacgaccatttctaatttaatgtggtATGGTCccaatttcattgtcctagcttatctggaagtgcctaaactagcaaaaccaggaccaacagaatttgcaattgctatatgtcacttggtaaataccaagtgccataaaaagcattCAGTCTAAAGCACACTTGGTTGTAATAGCAATCCCTCCTTTCCATGATCTTGAGAAATACTACACCTTTCACGACACAAGCTTCAGCACTGTTATCTTTAACAGcctattatctttatttttttgcaattggcCACCTTGGAAATATGAAGGATCATGGTtcaaaaattctgattttgaatTTGACCCCACCCCAGGTATAAAATGTTTCTTCTGAGTCTTTCTTTTTGGAATCTTTTCCTTTCCCTACACGTAAGTGGGTACTGAATCAGCTGGTATGTTAATACACTTCTTTCTTTTAGTTAACCTAACAATATTTTGTGTATCTGATTTCTTGTTTCatcattcttatttttttaaatgtcaagTAAACTTAGTTTTAAGCTGTCTGCTTCTGGCATGTTTTCTCTCCTCTGTGTGCTCGTTTTCTCTcctctttcagttgaaaatgtTTAGTAATATCTagttaaaactcaaatttacttcttttttagaTGGTTTGTCAAAATGTATATGGCAAATCAGAGCTGCAAGACCACTTAGTGTCTACTACAGAGAAATTAAATAGATGGGCAAATAAGTTGGCAGCTTATGCCTCACAGCTGAGGAGGGATAGAAGAGAAAACCTTCAAAGACTGACAGTTGTAAGTTGTGCATTGAAGCAATGTAGAAATACACTTAAAGCCAAATATGAAGAAAGACAAAGAAGATTGGCATCAGTCAGATCCACTTTACTAACCCAGATGATACCTATTGCTCCtagttttaatgaaagtaatgaATCAGTTTCTTTGGCTGATTCTATGAGGGAAAGTAGGCGAAAGAGGGCTATGTACAGGTTTGATCTTGAGGACTTTCAACTTGAAAAGTGTTTTGGTAATTGCTCTGCTGAGAGTGGTTGTAAAGATTGTAGTAGAAAATCTGTTCTTGAAAATTTATCAGTCTTGATTGATCCTAAATCAGCTAAAAATATATCCTCTTTGAAATTGTGTATACTTGATAAAGTTCGTAATGAAAGTTCTCGAAAGAGGCATTCTGTAGATGATACAATGGCTGAGCTTGATAGGTTTCTTAAATGTCCAGAgagtaaaattagaaagttgTGATAGTTATTTAGTTCTATTTTCTTATGTCAATTTTTGTACTGTGATAAatacaatttatatttttataaatttatgattttcactAATTACCTTCAACTTCAGGAATGATTTGCATCACTTTGGGGCTTGGCTGAAGAACTGGGAGATGAATTCTTGCTGATTGACATTGGGGCCCTTCTGTCTTCTATTCAGATCCTGCTACCTGTTTTATGTCCATGGTAGTAATTTACTTTATTCTAGTGTTGAGTGGGTTGAAATTGTCTATTACTTCTCAGCttctatttagaaatattgTGCTCAAGATTGTCTTTAAAGAGatatttatatttcaataaagaCGAAAAAATTTAACATAAGATGATACAATCCTTAAAATTGTACgtgtttcttttgaattttgtgATGTGGTCTTTACTGCaagagaaattaattttaaacacaaaatgaaataaaagaatacCCTTAGTATTGTACCAGCCTCTGGTTAGAATCTTTGAAGAATTGAAACGAAGATATTATAATACTCttactctatatataaaattaaaaaggaatctTAAATATGCTTATGTAATGGTCTtttattatgttaatttttcttggCAATATACACATTATGATCTCTGAGTCAAGAAGTGGCGTTACACCTCTCACTTTCCCTTTCAACTCTTAATCAAGGAACCTatgaataagtaaatatattGTAAAAGTGCAGCTAAAGAATTGATTTTGTACTTTGGATAACTAAAACGGTTGGGgaagtaaaagaataaagaaaagtttaaTTAAGAACTAGTTTCAAGGTTAAACTAGCTTGTACGCTTGtacttaattttgaattttcatttcaatgcggctctgattttatttttctattaaaggCTGGGGATTTGAAAGCCCAGTTAATTCGTTTTTATACCACAATCTTTAAGGTCCTGTGCTATGACGTAGTCTCCCTATCTGTTCTGTACATTGTAACTATGATTGGTCAATTAGATTTCAAGAGTTATCTTAGTATTTCTTGAAATGTGTTTCCTATATGAACTGCACCACTCGTTCAGGTATACGGTCTCCTATCTG is a window of Artemia franciscana chromosome 7, ASM3288406v1, whole genome shotgun sequence DNA encoding:
- the LOC136029031 gene encoding uncharacterized protein LOC136029031 isoform X1, with protein sequence MVRVVKIVENENSSVKSAKNDNWMKLPKGSKDTGMMKPTIKLSNLSPEMVCQNVYGKSELQDHLVSTTEKLNRWANKLAAYASQLRRDRRENLQRLTVVSCALKQCRNTLKAKYEERQRRLASVRSTLLTQMIPIAPSFNESNESVSLADSMRESRRKRAMYRFDLEDFQLEKCFGNCSAESGCKDCSRKSVLENLSVLIDPKSAKNISSLKLCILDKVRNESSRKRHSVDDTMAELDRFLKCPESKIRKL
- the LOC136029031 gene encoding uncharacterized protein LOC136029031 isoform X2; translation: MVRVVKIVENENSSVKSAKNDNWMKLPKGSKDTGMMKPTIKLSNLSPEMVCQNVYGKSELQDHLVSTTEKLNRWANKLAAYASQLRRDRRENLQRLTVKH